The Pseudomonas sp. S06B 330 genome contains the following window.
CTTTAGCGAAGCCCTGCATGTGCCCGTAGAGGGTTTGGTAGCGGTTGCCGTGCTGGATGATAACGGTGTTGCCGTAGCCACCACGACGTCCGGCGAGCAGTACCTTGCCATCACCGGCAGCCTTGATTGGCGTGCCCCGTGGTGCGGCGTAGTCGACACCCTTATGGGCGCGGATCTTGTTCAGGATCGGGTGCTTGCGGCCGGCCGAGAAGCGAGAACTGATGCGGGCGAAATCAACCGGGGTGCGGATGAAAGCCTTGCGCATGCTGTTGCCGTCGGCGGTGTAATAATTGGTATTGCCTTGCTTGTTGGTGTAGCGAATGGCGCTGTAGGTCTTGCCGCGATTGGTAAAGCGGGCAGAGAGGATATTGCCGTTGCCAACCACTTTGTCGCCCATGACCTTCTGTTCGTAGATCACGTCGAACTCATCACCCTGGCGAATATCCTGGGCGAAGTCGATGTCGTAGCCAAAAATCCGTGCCATGTCCATGGTCAGGCTGTGAGGCAGGCCTGCGCGTTGGCCGGAGGCCGACAGCGAGCTCTTGATCATGCCGTGGGCGTAGGCTGAGCGTACTACCGGCTTGCTGACTTCACGATTGAAGGCGTAACCCTTGGTGCTCTTGGTCAGGCGAATGGTTTCCAGGTCGCTGACTTTGCTGTGTAGGCTGGCCAGTTGACCGTCCTTGTCCAGCTCGATCTGCAGCACCTGGCCGCTCTTGAGCTGGCTGAACTGCTTGGCCTGCTTATTACTGGTCAGTACCTCGTGCACGGCGCTGGCCGGCAGGCCGACTTTGGCAAACAGGGTCGACAGGGTATCGCCCCTGCTCACGGTGACTTCGCGATGGCTTGGGTCTTTGGCCGGGGCAGCTGACTCTGGCGCGGGTGCCGCTTCAACCTTGGCTGTTTTCTCGGATGGGGCGCTGCTGTTATCGATTTGAGCAAACGGGGAAGGGCTGGAAGCCTCTGCGTTTTGGGTCAGGGGGGCGTCAGGCCCTTGCTTGAGTTCCTCGGCAGGGCTCTCCAGCTCTAGATTCAGGGTGGTTTTTTTGGCTTCTACTTCGCTGGACGGGAACACCAGCAGGGCCAGACTGAGTAAGGCAGCGATGCCGCTGGCGGCCAACAGATGGCTCTTCGGATAAAGCGGGGGCGCTTTAGGCGGTTCGTTGGTCATAGATGAATTGACTTTGAAATAGATGAATTGGAAAAGATGAATGACATGATGAAGATGAAATAACTGTATAAAATATAACCAAATCCCTTTCAGCGCAAGCGCGCAGACGTCATCAGTCGGCTACGGGGTCACATCCGGGGCAAAAACTTGTAATTGATGGCTGATCTTGTATGGTTGGGGCCCTTTGAATCTGAGCCTGCGGGTCTGTTATGAAGTCGGTTGAAGAGCAGCTAGCGCTGATCAAGCGTGGTGCGGAAGAGGTACTGGTAGAGTCCGAGTTGGTCGAGAAGCTCAAGCGCGGGCAGCCGCTGCGGATCAAGGCGGGTTTTGACCCGACTGCACCCGACCTGCACCTGGGGCATACCGTCCTGATTAACAAGCTGCGTCAGTTCCAGGATCTGGGGCATCAGGTGATTTTCCTGATCGGCGACTTCACCGGCATGATCGGTGACCCGAGCGGCAAGAGCGCCACGCGTCCGCCGCTGACCCGCGAGCAGGTGTTGGATAATGCCGAGACCTACAAGCAGCAGGTGTTCAAGATTCTCGATCCGGCCAAGACCGAGGTTGCGTTCAACTCCACCTGGATGGACAAGCTGACGCCGGCCGACTTCATTCGCCTGGCTTCGCAGTACACCGTGGCGCGCATGCTCGAGCGCGATGACTTCGATAAGCGTTACACCACCAATCAGCCAATCGCTATTCATGAGTTCCTTTACCCATTGGTGCAGGGGTATGACTCGGTAGCGCTCAAGGCTGATGTCGAGCTGGGTGGTACCGACCAGAAGTTCAACCTGCTGATGGGGCGCGAGTTGCAACGCTCGTATGGTCAGGAGGCGCAGAGCGTTGTGACCATGCCGCTGCTCGAGGGGCTCGATGGCGTCAAGAAGATGTCCAAGTCGCTGGGTAACTATGTCGGTATCCAGGAAGCGCCGGGGGTAATGTACAGCAAGCTGGTATCGATCCCTGACTCGCTGATGTGGCGTTACTTCGAGCTGCTGAGCTTCCGTTCAATGGAAGAAATCGAGGTGTTCCGGGCCGACGTGGATGCTGGTGCCAACCCGCGTGACATCAAGATCAAATTGGCCGAAGAGATCGTTGCGCGCTTCCATGGTGAAGAGGCGGCAGCAAACGCTCATCGTGGTGCGGGCAATCGCATGAAGGAAGGCGAGCTTCCGGAAGACCTGCCAGAGGTTGAAGTGCTGGCAAGCGAAGAAATGCCTATCTCTGCTGTCCTTAATAAGGCAGGTCTGGTGAAAAACTCCGCAGCAGCCCGTGATTTGCTTGCTGCCGGCAGTGTTCGCGTCGATGGCGAAGTGGTTGATCGCGGTTTTGTCTTTGCTCTGGGCGCTACCCATGTTTGCCAGGCGGGCAAGAAGGCGTTTGCGCGTATTACCCTGAAGGCTGAGTAAAGTACCTATATATAGAGTGGGGCGCAGGCTGATTTGCAGAAGTTTGAAATTAACCCTTGACGCCCCTGTAGATCTCTCTATAATTCGCCCCACTTCCGGCGTAGTCGGAACGGAAAACTCCTTGAGATTCAACGAGTTAGATGTTCCAAGTAGTGCCGGAGGGGCTTCGATCGAAAGATCGGCAGCGGTGAAAAAGGTGGTTGACAGCGGATTGAAACGCTGTAGAATTCGCCTCCCGCTGACGAGAGATCGCAGCGAGTTAAGCGGTTGAAGTTGAAAGAGAAATTCTGAAAAACTTCAAAATAAACGCTTGACAGACTCTGAGGAAAGCGTAGAATGCGCGCCTCGGTTGAAGCGAAAGACTTCAACCACCGCTCTTTAACAATCGAATCAAGCAATTCGTGTGGGTGCTTGTGACTCAGACTGATAGTCAGAAAGATTATCAGCATCACAAGTGACTGCACGAGGAGTCGAAAGACTTCGAATTAGTCATTTGAGATTGCTGAGCCAAGTTTAGGGTTTTCTCAAAACCCAAGCAGTATTGAACTGAAGAGTTTGATCATGGCTCAGATTGAACGCTGGCGGCAGGCCTAACACATGCAAGTCGAGCGGATGACGGGAGCTTGCTCCTTGATTCAGCGGCGGACGGGTGAGTAATACCTAGGAATCTGCCTGGTAGTGGGGGACAACGTTTCGAAAGGAACGCTAATACCGCATACGTCCTACGGGAGAAAGCAGGGGACCTTCGGGCCTTGCGCTATCAGATGAGCCTAGGTCGGATTAGCTAGTTGGTGAGGTAATGGCTCACCAAGGCTACGATCCGTAACTGGTCTGAGAGGATGATCAGTCAC
Protein-coding sequences here:
- a CDS encoding peptidoglycan DD-metalloendopeptidase family protein, producing MTNEPPKAPPLYPKSHLLAASGIAALLSLALLVFPSSEVEAKKTTLNLELESPAEELKQGPDAPLTQNAEASSPSPFAQIDNSSAPSEKTAKVEAAPAPESAAPAKDPSHREVTVSRGDTLSTLFAKVGLPASAVHEVLTSNKQAKQFSQLKSGQVLQIELDKDGQLASLHSKVSDLETIRLTKSTKGYAFNREVSKPVVRSAYAHGMIKSSLSASGQRAGLPHSLTMDMARIFGYDIDFAQDIRQGDEFDVIYEQKVMGDKVVGNGNILSARFTNRGKTYSAIRYTNKQGNTNYYTADGNSMRKAFIRTPVDFARISSRFSAGRKHPILNKIRAHKGVDYAAPRGTPIKAAGDGKVLLAGRRGGYGNTVIIQHGNRYQTLYGHMQGFAKGVKTGGSVKQGQVIGYIGTTGLSTGPHLHYEFQVNGVHVDPLGQKLPMADPIAKAERQRFLQQSQPLVARMNQEKATMLASNKR
- the tyrS gene encoding tyrosine--tRNA ligase encodes the protein MKSVEEQLALIKRGAEEVLVESELVEKLKRGQPLRIKAGFDPTAPDLHLGHTVLINKLRQFQDLGHQVIFLIGDFTGMIGDPSGKSATRPPLTREQVLDNAETYKQQVFKILDPAKTEVAFNSTWMDKLTPADFIRLASQYTVARMLERDDFDKRYTTNQPIAIHEFLYPLVQGYDSVALKADVELGGTDQKFNLLMGRELQRSYGQEAQSVVTMPLLEGLDGVKKMSKSLGNYVGIQEAPGVMYSKLVSIPDSLMWRYFELLSFRSMEEIEVFRADVDAGANPRDIKIKLAEEIVARFHGEEAAANAHRGAGNRMKEGELPEDLPEVEVLASEEMPISAVLNKAGLVKNSAAARDLLAAGSVRVDGEVVDRGFVFALGATHVCQAGKKAFARITLKAE